The Sphingopyxis sp. CCNWLW2 genome contains the following window.
GACAATTATCGCTGGCGCTTGGGACTGAGCAAGGGCGAACCTGCCTATGATGCGCTGGAGGCAAGGCTAGCTAAGTTCCCGGCAATTACCGTACCGACAATCACGCTTGAGGGCGACGCTAACGGCGCCCCGCATCCCGAGCCGGCGGTCTACGCAAAGAGATTTTCCCGACCCTATGCGCACCGCAATATCAGCGGCGGTATCGGCCACAACTTGCCGCAGGAGGCTCCCAAAGCCTTTGCCCAGGCGGTGATTGACGTCGCGCCTGCCGATTTTCGGGGAGCCGGACAATGAGCCTTCAGATGAAACGCAAAATCGCGTTCGCCCTCCTGATGGGCATTGTGACGACCGGGATTATCTCCTTCTCACTCGTCGCGATCAACCTCGGCCTTTCTAGCGACTTTGTGGCGATCTGGTTGCGCTCCTGGGCAACAGCCTATGCGATCGTTATACCCGCGATCCTGCTGATAAGCCCTCGCCTG
Protein-coding sequences here:
- a CDS encoding DUF2798 domain-containing protein; translated protein: MKRKIAFALLMGIVTTGIISFSLVAINLGLSSDFVAIWLRSWATAYAIVIPAILLISPRLQAQVDRLIT